A genomic region of Serratia fonticola contains the following coding sequences:
- the dapE gene encoding succinyl-diaminopimelate desuccinylase, with the protein MICPVIELAQQLIKRPSLSPHDEGCQEIMIARLKAMGFTIEPMNFGDTQNFWAWRGQGTTLAFAGHTDVVPTGDEKHWDNPPFEPTIRDGMLYGRGAADMKGSLAAMLVAAERFVAANPDHQGRLAFLITSDEEASATHGTVKVVETLMARNERLDYCLVGEPSSSERVGDVVKNGRRGSITANLRIHGVQGHVAYPHLADNPVHRAMPALNELVAIEWDRGNEFFPPTSMQIANVQAGTGSNNVIPGELYVQFNFRFSTELTDTLIKQRVQELLDRHQLNYSIDWWLSGQPFLTARGALVDAVVNAVEHYAEITPQLLTTGGTSDGRFIAQMGAQVVELGPVNATIHKVNECVHAADLQLLSRMYQRIMEQLVA; encoded by the coding sequence ATGATTTGCCCTGTTATTGAACTGGCGCAGCAGTTAATCAAGCGCCCTTCCCTTAGCCCGCATGACGAGGGCTGCCAAGAAATCATGATTGCCCGCCTGAAAGCAATGGGTTTTACCATCGAACCGATGAATTTTGGCGATACCCAAAACTTCTGGGCCTGGCGTGGTCAAGGTACCACGCTGGCGTTTGCGGGCCACACCGACGTAGTCCCCACCGGTGATGAAAAGCATTGGGACAATCCCCCCTTTGAACCCACTATCCGCGATGGCATGCTTTACGGGCGTGGTGCCGCCGATATGAAAGGCTCTTTGGCTGCCATGCTGGTGGCCGCCGAACGTTTTGTGGCGGCCAACCCCGATCATCAAGGCCGCTTGGCATTCCTGATCACGTCTGACGAAGAGGCCAGCGCCACCCACGGCACCGTCAAAGTGGTGGAAACGCTGATGGCACGCAATGAGCGCCTTGATTATTGCCTGGTGGGCGAGCCCTCCAGTAGCGAACGTGTGGGGGATGTGGTGAAGAATGGCCGCCGTGGCTCGATCACCGCCAACCTGCGTATACATGGCGTTCAGGGGCATGTCGCCTATCCCCATCTGGCGGACAACCCGGTGCATCGAGCCATGCCCGCGCTGAATGAACTGGTCGCCATTGAATGGGATCGGGGTAATGAATTCTTTCCTCCAACCAGCATGCAAATTGCCAACGTGCAAGCTGGAACGGGCAGCAATAACGTGATCCCTGGCGAGCTGTATGTGCAGTTTAACTTCCGTTTTAGCACCGAGCTCACCGATACCCTGATCAAGCAACGCGTGCAGGAACTGTTGGATCGCCACCAGTTGAACTACAGTATCGACTGGTGGTTGTCTGGCCAGCCCTTCCTGACCGCGCGGGGCGCGCTGGTGGATGCCGTTGTCAACGCGGTAGAACACTATGCCGAGATAACGCCGCAGCTATTGACCACCGGCGGCACCTCTGATGGCCGTTTTATCGCGCAAATGGGAGCCCAGGTGGTTGAATTAGGCCCGGTCAATGCCACTATCCACAAAGTGAATGAATGCGTGCATGCCGCCGATCTGCAATTACTCAGCCGTATGTATCAGCGTATTATGGAGCAGTTGGTCGCATGA
- a CDS encoding M15 family metallopeptidase, producing the protein MITAEMLTGRSTAHLAVLSGNHRLQPAAVDAFQAMQRAAKTAGFDLQPASTFRDFDRQLAIWNGKFCGERPVLDQNSQPIDVLPLSAAERCEAILRWSALPGASRHHWGSDLDVYDPSLLPQGQKLQLEPWEYEAGGYFYPLNQWMTAHMAEFGFYRPFTEDLGGVAVEPWHLSYRPLAQEAEHLLTPELLLAAWRDKDVAGAQWLEGHLSSIFSRFIRSDGKV; encoded by the coding sequence ATGATCACCGCAGAAATGCTCACTGGCCGCTCAACGGCGCACCTGGCCGTGCTGAGCGGTAATCATCGGCTGCAACCGGCAGCGGTTGACGCTTTCCAGGCCATGCAGCGGGCGGCAAAAACGGCAGGTTTTGATTTGCAACCGGCCAGCACCTTTCGTGATTTCGATCGGCAATTGGCGATCTGGAATGGTAAGTTCTGCGGTGAGCGGCCAGTCTTAGATCAGAACAGCCAGCCTATCGATGTCTTGCCACTGTCTGCCGCTGAACGCTGTGAAGCCATCCTGCGTTGGTCGGCGTTACCGGGTGCCAGCCGCCATCACTGGGGCAGCGATCTGGATGTGTACGATCCCTCACTGTTGCCACAGGGGCAAAAACTGCAGTTGGAACCCTGGGAATACGAAGCCGGGGGCTATTTCTACCCGCTGAACCAGTGGATGACGGCACATATGGCCGAGTTCGGTTTCTACCGCCCATTTACCGAAGATCTGGGCGGTGTGGCTGTCGAACCCTGGCATCTTAGCTATCGGCCACTGGCGCAAGAGGCCGAACATTTATTAACGCCTGAGCTGCTGCTGGCAGCCTGGCGGGATAAGGACGTTGCTGGTGCACAGTGGCTCGAAGGCCATTTGTCATCGATATTCTCGCGTTTTATACGCTCTGATGGAAAGGTGTAA
- the ypfH gene encoding esterase, whose translation MKHAHFVVQSPATPAEQLILLFHGVGDNPVAMGEIGSYFAKAFPQALVVSIGSPEAFGSGSGRQWFSVQGITETNRVERIAEVMPTFVETVRYWQQHSGVGYAATALVGFSQGAIMALEGLKAEPKLAGRVVAFSGRFAQLPESHFGESVVHFVHGETDSVIAVQHAQAAAQRLQAVGGDVTLDIEEGVGHGINQGMMDSALARLHYYVPQRYWQEAMFGKRGDLIAFK comes from the coding sequence ATGAAACATGCACATTTCGTTGTCCAAAGCCCAGCAACACCGGCGGAACAGCTAATCCTGCTGTTTCATGGCGTGGGGGATAACCCCGTAGCGATGGGGGAGATCGGCAGTTACTTCGCCAAAGCGTTCCCGCAGGCCCTGGTTGTGAGTATCGGTAGCCCAGAGGCTTTCGGGAGCGGGAGTGGCCGCCAGTGGTTCTCGGTACAAGGGATCACTGAAACCAACCGTGTGGAACGGATTGCCGAGGTGATGCCTACTTTTGTTGAAACCGTACGTTACTGGCAACAGCACAGCGGTGTCGGTTATGCGGCAACTGCATTGGTGGGGTTCTCTCAAGGTGCGATCATGGCGCTGGAAGGCCTGAAGGCCGAACCTAAACTCGCTGGGCGCGTCGTTGCGTTTAGTGGGCGTTTTGCTCAGTTGCCGGAAAGCCATTTTGGCGAAAGCGTGGTGCATTTTGTTCATGGCGAGACGGATAGCGTCATTGCCGTGCAACATGCGCAAGCCGCAGCACAACGCTTACAGGCGGTGGGCGGTGACGTGACGCTGGATATAGAAGAGGGCGTTGGGCACGGCATAAATCAGGGCATGATGGACAGTGCTCTGGCGCGTTTGCATTACTACGTACCACAGCGCTATTGGCAAGAGGCGATGTTCGGTAAACGGGGTGATTTGATCGCGTTCAAGTAA
- a CDS encoding YpfN family protein, producing MHWLADYWWIILVILAGIIISGIKELRRLDHKKFLANKPELPPHRDNNAQWDDEEDWPKKK from the coding sequence ATGCATTGGCTAGCTGACTATTGGTGGATTATCCTGGTGATACTGGCAGGGATTATCATCAGCGGGATCAAAGAATTACGCCGTCTGGACCACAAAAAATTCCTGGCTAACAAGCCGGAATTGCCGCCACACCGCGATAATAACGCCCAGTGGGACGACGAAGAAGATTGGCCGAAGAAGAAATAA
- a CDS encoding recombinase family protein → MRKCYLYLRISTEKQASGDSLDRQEAMLLDYVKDNAVKPGLDPDNYEFIVDWGMSAFKGQHRENTSGLGKFFTRLIEGKIKPHSVLIVESLDRFSRQNPFLCMKYLSVLDEHKVELHDVDKKTDHFKKSP, encoded by the coding sequence ATGAGAAAGTGCTACCTATATCTTCGAATCAGTACGGAAAAGCAAGCTAGTGGTGATAGCTTGGACCGTCAGGAGGCTATGCTACTGGATTATGTGAAAGATAATGCGGTAAAACCAGGCTTAGATCCAGACAACTATGAGTTCATCGTTGACTGGGGGATGTCTGCATTTAAAGGCCAGCACAGGGAAAACACCTCTGGTTTAGGCAAGTTTTTTACTCGCTTGATAGAGGGGAAGATAAAGCCCCACTCAGTACTCATTGTTGAATCGTTAGACCGGTTTTCACGTCAAAATCCCTTCTTGTGTATGAAGTATTTGTCCGTACTTGATGAACATAAGGTCGAATTGCATGATGTAGATAAAAAAACTGATCATTTCAAGAAAAGTCCCTAA
- a CDS encoding ArsC family reductase, with amino-acid sequence MDSKSLFKLYGIKNCDTIKKARRWLEEHGVAYQFHDYRADGLNEQLLRDFVERLGWQPLLNTRGTTWRKLDEAQRNACDNADAAIALMLEQPAIIKRPLLDDGKGHALLGFSSESYQQFISEVTS; translated from the coding sequence ATGGACTCAAAAAGTTTGTTTAAGCTCTATGGCATCAAAAACTGCGATACCATCAAAAAAGCACGCCGCTGGTTGGAAGAACATGGTGTTGCCTATCAATTTCACGACTATCGCGCAGACGGGCTGAACGAACAGCTACTGCGTGATTTTGTTGAACGCCTGGGCTGGCAGCCCTTACTGAACACCCGTGGCACCACCTGGCGCAAGCTGGATGAAGCACAGCGCAATGCCTGCGACAATGCCGATGCCGCCATTGCCTTGATGCTGGAGCAACCGGCGATCATCAAACGCCCCTTACTGGATGATGGTAAAGGACACGCCCTGTTGGGATTCAGCAGCGAAAGCTACCAGCAATTTATCTCCGAGGTAACATCATGA